The Iamia sp. SCSIO 61187 genomic sequence CCCGGCCGAGCGGACGTGGGAGGTGATCCACGCCTACCGGGCGACCTACGACGACGCCGCCGCCTCGCTGGCGGTGCCCTTCGTCGGCATCACCGACGTGCTCGACCGCATCGAGGCCGCCGGCATCCCCATGGCCGTGGCGACCTCGAAGCCGGACCACCTCGCCCACAAGATCGTCACCGAGGGGATCCTGGGCCGCTGGATGTCGGTCGTCATCGGGGCCGACCCCGACGGCGGCCGGCACTCCAAGGCGGACGTGGTCGGCGCCGTGCTGGCCCGGCTCGAGGCGGGCGTCCCCCGGGCCGGGGTGGTGATGGTGGGCGACCGGCTCCACGACGTGCACGGCGCCGCCGCCCACGGGGTGCCGACCATCGGGGTCCGGTGGGGGTCGGCCCCGCCCGGCGAGCTGGAGGAGGCGGGGGCGGCGGTCGTCGTCGCCACCCCCCAGGAGCTCGGCGACCTCCTCCTCGGCGCCGCCTGACCGGTCGGAGTGG encodes the following:
- a CDS encoding HAD hydrolase-like protein: MPGRPLPPPPPAAVLFDLDGTLCDSEAGIVEHLGMALATVGLPVPDREVLRSCVGPPWTDGFPPAVGVPAERTWEVIHAYRATYDDAAASLAVPFVGITDVLDRIEAAGIPMAVATSKPDHLAHKIVTEGILGRWMSVVIGADPDGGRHSKADVVGAVLARLEAGVPRAGVVMVGDRLHDVHGAAAHGVPTIGVRWGSAPPGELEEAGAAVVVATPQELGDLLLGAA